In Excalfactoria chinensis isolate bCotChi1 chromosome 3, bCotChi1.hap2, whole genome shotgun sequence, one DNA window encodes the following:
- the LYRM2 gene encoding LYR motif-containing protein 2, producing MAASRLPPSALTLRQFLRRQQVLQLYRRILRAIRDVPAEADRRHLQEWAREEFRRNKDATEEDAIRMMITQGQMQLRELQRALKLAKS from the exons ATGGCTGCCAGCCGCCTGCCGCCCAGCGCCCTCACCCTGCGGCAG TTCCTGAGGCggcagcaggtgctgcagctgtACAGGAGGATCCTGAGGGCCATAAGGGACGTCCCTGCTGAGGCAGACCGCCGCCATCTGCAGGAGTGGGCCCGGGAGGAGTTCCGGAGGAATAAAGATGCTACAGAAGAG gatGCAATCCGGATGATGATTACTCAAGGCCAAATGCAGCTGCGGGAACTTCAGAGAGCACTGAAGTTGGCCAAGTCCTGA